In the Podospora bellae-mahoneyi strain CBS 112042 chromosome 4, whole genome shotgun sequence genome, one interval contains:
- a CDS encoding hypothetical protein (EggNog:ENOG503P75W; COG:J) has protein sequence MAKKAKSRVIIVRLLSMAQTGYFYTFTRPRVGIPMSMIKYDPIVRRRVLFLEQKRKGK, from the exons ATGGCCAAGAAGG CAAAATCCCGTGTTATCATcgtccgcctcctctccatggCACAAACGGGCTACTTTTATACCTTCACCCGCCCCCGTGTCGGAATCCCAATGAGCATGATCAAGTACGATCCGATTG tgaggaggagggtccTGTTCCTAGAACAAAAACGAAAGGGGAAATAA
- the ALT1 gene encoding alanine transaminase (COG:E; EggNog:ENOG503NU5I), with protein MAPYLMRVARRGTTINNSALSHSARFIPGALPRGTPSTRADVSGLAPAPPLTATTPLSSAAARCAGRCFSSITSTGKRVGVIPVAATAAVVMGQLSNQSQSQQQQQVRNMASSSTPSSSGRRLNMNNINPHVKAAKYAVRGELAVKSEEYRAYLQGGMTDLPFSEVISANIGNPQQLDQKPITFFRQVLSLLENPVLLEKEDVLIEHLGYKKDVIERANKLLKVVGSVGAYSASNGVPAIRQSIADFLERRDGFPASQSDIYLSAGASSGVNTLLHVVCQDSNTGILVPIPQYPLYTASLAVLDAHCVEYHLDESKNWGTDLEIIKSSYEAAKAKGIDVRAIVIINPGNPTGASLSESDIRSVIEFARQERLVILADEVYQTNVFIGEFVSFKKVLRTLQKERPNDGFDQVELASLHSVSKGMVGECGHRGGYFELVNFDPDVQQEIYKFVSIMLCAPVIGQCLVDLMVNPPRPGEESYELYKKEYDAIYDGLKERATALHKAFEQMEGVECGSPQGSMYLFPTINLPEKAAEAAKKEGRTPDEFYCLRLLEATGVCVVPGSGFGQREGSLHFRTTFLAPGTEWVGSIVKFHREFMEKYR; from the exons ATGGCGCCCTATCTGATGCGAGTCGCCCGCCGTGGGACAACGATAAATAACTCAGCGCTGAGCCACAGCGCCAGGTTCATCCCGGGCGCACTCCCGAGGGGAACCCCATCCACCCGCGCAG ACGTCTCGGGACTCGCTCCAGCCCCGCCATTGACTGCTACTACCCCGCTATCGTCGGCTGCTGCTCGTTGCGCAGGTCGCTGCTTTTCGTCCATCACTTCTACCGGCAAAAGAGTCGGAGTCATCCCGGTCGCTGCCACTGCCGCCGTCGTTATGGGTCAACTCTCGAACCAATCTCAAtcgcaacaacagcaacaagttCGCAACATGGCGTCTTCATCCACACCATCGTCGTCGGGTAGACGTCTAAATATGAACAACATCAATCCCCAcgtcaaggctgccaagTATGCCGTGCGTGGCGAGCTCGCCGTCAAGTCGGAGGAGTATAGGGCGTACCTCCAGGGCGGGATGACGGACCTGCCGTTTTCAGAGGTTATTTCGGCCAACATTGGTAATCCTCAACAGCTGGATCAGAAGCCTATTACGTTTTTCAGACAGGTGCTCAGTTTGCTGGAGAACCCTGTgttgctggagaaggaggatgtgctTATTGAGCATTTGGGGTACAAGAAGGATGTGATTGAGCGGGCGAACAAGCTGCTCAAGGTGGTGGGATCGGTGGGTGCGTACAGCGCCAGTAACGGTGTGCCTGCCATTAGGCAGAGTATTGCCGATTTCCTAGAGA GGAGAGATGGCTTCCCCGCCTCTCAGTCCGACATTTACCTCTCGGCCGGTGCGTCTTCCGGtgtcaacaccctcctccacgtcGTCTGCCAGGACTCCAACACGGGCATCCTCGTCCCTATCCCCCAGTACCCATTGTAtaccgcctccctcgccgtcctGGACGCCCACTGCGTCGAATACCACCTTGACGAGTCGAAGAACTGGGGAACCGACCTCGAGATCATCAAGTCTTCGTACGAAGCCGCCAAAGCCAAGGGCATCGACGTCCGTGCCATTGTCATTATCAACCCGGGCAACCCCACCGGCGCTTCCTTGTCAGAGTCCGATATTCGCTCCGTGATTGAATTCGCCCGCCAGGAAAGACTAGTCATCCTCGCCGACGAGGTCTACCAAACCAACGTTTTCATCGGGGAGTTTGTCTCCTTCAAAAAGGTGCTGAGGACCCTCCAAAAGGAGCGTCCAAACGACGGGTTTGACCAGGTGGAGCTCGCGTCGCTGCACTCGGTGTCAAAGGGCATGGTGGGCGAGTGCGGACACAGGGGGGGGTACTTTGAGCTGGTCAACTTTGACCCGGACGTGCAGCAGGAGATTTACAAGTTTGTGTCCATTATGCTCTGCGCCCCTGTCATTGGGCAGTGTCTGGTGGACCTGATGGTCAACCCGCCCCGGCCCGGGGAGGAGAGCTATGAGCTTTACAAGAAGGAGTATGACGCTATTTATGAcgggttgaaggagagggcgaCGGCGCTGCACAAGGCTTTTGAgcagatggagggggtggaatgCGGGAGTCCGCAGGGGAGCATGTATTTGtttcccaccatcaacctccctgaaaaggcggccgaggcggcgaagaaggaggggaggaccCCGGATGAGTTTTACTGTTTGAGGCTGCTCGAGGCGACGGGGGTTTGTGTCGTTCCCGGGAGCGGGTTTgggcagagggaggggagccTGCATTTTAGGACGACGTTTTTGGCGCCGGGGACGGAGTGGGTGGGGAGTATTGTCAAGTTTCATAGGGAGTTTATGGAGAAGTATCGttag
- the RPN7 gene encoding proteasome regulatory particle subunit (EggNog:ENOG503NURT; BUSCO:EOG09260Y2Q; COG:O), with the protein MGSDPQYAKWPLLPLAQHVFTLTNPYASKPLQQSAAKALQDAITEHKMAPFYKYLAHPTEGILNSVGEGSSNVPGKAPSRKNSVAAGMINTKNPTSSINLPWDEALYQQLHADNEKELEEFQKEEDEAVEKAGDTEIQAARGKRAEFWARVGDKDKAIAAHEDIFEKIGVLGTKIDLVLAIIRMGLFYGDKQLVKKQVARAKTLVETGGDWDRRNRLKAYEGLHNLTVRSYNLAAPLLLDSLSTFTSYELCTYSNLVVYAVLAGSVSLKRVDFKSKVVDAPEIKAILGDGEDKLLALSGAISAGPGVDAEMQDASSAPSAAKTTVVNLTTLGSSTEQAEAEMSVDFGSLAQLVSSLYNGRYKLFFQALALVEEQFLTQDRYLHEHKNWFVREMRLRAYQQLLQSYRVVGLDSMANDFGITVDFLDRDLAKFIAAGRIPCTIDRVSGRGVIETNRPDDKNKQYQDVVRQGDQLITKLQKYGQAVRLRGSERA; encoded by the exons ACCGAGCACAAGATGGCTCCCTTCTACAAGTACCTTGCCCACCCCACAGAAGGCATCTTGAATTCCGTAGGGGAGGGTAGTTCAAATGTGCCCGGAAAGGCCCCCAGCAGAAAGAACAGCGTCGCCGCCGGCATGATCAACACCAAGAACCCCACCTCGAGCATAAACCTACCCTGGGATGAGGCCCTGTACCAACAACTGCACGCCGATAAcgagaaggagttggaggagtttcagaaagaggaggatgaggcggtTGAGAAGGCGGGTGATACCGAGATTCAGGCTGCGCGGGGCAAGAGGGCCGAGTTCTGGGCTCGGGTTGGTGACAAG GACAaagccatcgccgcccaCGAAGACATCTTTGAGAAAATCGGCGTCCTCGGCACCAAGAtcgacctcgtcctcgcgATAATCCGCATGGGTCTCTTCTACGGCGACAAGCAGCTCGTCAAGAAGCAAGTCGCGCGGGCCAAGACCCTGGTCGAGACGGGTGGTGACTGGGACAGACGCAACAGACTTAAGGCGTATGAGGGTCTGCACAATCTCACGGTTCGCAGCTACAATCTCGccgctcccctcctcctcgactccTTGTCTACTTTTACCTCGTACGAACTCTGCACCTACTCCAACCTGGTCGTCTACGCTGTCTTGGCCGGCTCCGTCTCTCTTAAGCGTGTGGACTTCAAGTCCAAGGTTGTCGACGCCCCAGAGATCAAGGCTattcttggcgatggcgaggacAAGCTCCTTGCTCTGTCGGGGGCTATCTCTGCCGGTCCTGGTGTGGATGCGgagatgcaagatgctagCAGTGCGCCCTCTGCGGCCAAGACTACCGTCGTCAATCTTACCACCTTGGGATCCAGCACAGAGCaggccgaggcggagatGTCTGTTGATTTCGGGAGCTTGGCCCAGCTGGTTAGTTCCTTGTATAACGGGCGGTATAAGCTCTTCTTCCAGGCTCTGGccctggtggaggagcagttCCTTACGCAAGATCGCTACCTTCACGAGCACAAGAACTGGTTTGTGCGGGAGATGCGGCTGAGGGCGTATCAGCAGTTGCTGCAGAGTTATAGGGTTGTGGGGTTGGACAGCATGGCGAATGACTTTGGGATTACGGTGGACTTTTTGGATCG TGACCTCGCCAAGTTCATTGCCGCTGGCCGCATTCCCTGCACGATTGACCGTGTCAGTGGACGTGGTGTGATTGAGACGAACCGCCCAGATGATAAGAATAAACAGTATCAGGATGTGGTGCGCCAGGGTGATCAGTTGATCACCAAGCTGCAGAAGTATGGGCAGGCGGTTAGGCTGAGGGGGAGTGAGAGAGCTTAG